The Klebsiella sp. RHBSTW-00484 genome includes a window with the following:
- the treB gene encoding PTS trehalose transporter subunit IIBC, with protein MSKVNQQDIDKLIELVGGRDNIATVSHCITRLRFVLNNPAIAKPKEIEQLRMVKGCFTNAGQFQVVIGTEVGDYYKALLATTGQASADKEQAKKAARQNMKWHEQLISHFAEIFFPLLPALISGGLILGFRNVIGDLPMSNGQTLAQMHPSLKSIYDFLWLIGEAIFFYLPVGICWSAVKKVGGTPILGIVLGVTLVSPQLMNAYLLGQQVPEVWNFGLFTIEKVGYQAQVIPALLAGLALGFIETRLKRIVPDYLYLVVVPVCSLILAVFLAHAFIGPFGRMIGDGVAWAVRHLLTGSFAPIGAALFGFLYAPLVITGVHQTTLAIDMQMIQSMGGTPVWPLIALSNIAQASAVVGIIIASRKQNEREISVPAAISAYLGVTEPAMYGINLKYRFPMLCAMVGSGLAGLLCGLNGVMANGIGVGGLPGILSIQPSYWQVFALAMVIAVVVPIVLTTVVYQRKFRQGTLQIV; from the coding sequence ATGAGTAAAGTGAATCAGCAGGACATCGATAAACTTATCGAGCTGGTGGGCGGGCGCGACAATATCGCCACCGTCAGCCACTGTATTACCCGTCTGCGCTTTGTGCTGAATAATCCAGCCATCGCCAAACCCAAAGAGATTGAACAGCTGCGCATGGTGAAGGGTTGCTTTACCAACGCCGGACAGTTCCAGGTGGTGATCGGCACCGAAGTCGGCGATTACTACAAAGCGCTGCTGGCCACTACAGGGCAAGCCAGCGCCGACAAAGAGCAGGCCAAAAAAGCTGCCCGGCAAAATATGAAGTGGCATGAACAGCTCATTTCACACTTCGCCGAGATCTTCTTCCCGCTGCTGCCTGCGCTGATCAGCGGCGGCCTAATCCTGGGTTTTCGCAACGTGATCGGCGACCTGCCGATGAGCAACGGCCAGACGCTGGCGCAGATGCACCCGTCGCTGAAATCCATTTATGACTTCCTGTGGCTGATTGGCGAAGCGATCTTCTTCTACCTGCCGGTGGGGATCTGCTGGTCAGCGGTGAAAAAAGTGGGCGGCACGCCGATCCTCGGCATCGTCCTGGGTGTCACCCTCGTCTCTCCACAGCTGATGAATGCTTATCTGCTGGGCCAGCAGGTACCGGAAGTGTGGAACTTCGGCCTGTTTACCATCGAGAAAGTTGGCTATCAGGCGCAGGTTATCCCGGCCTTGCTGGCGGGACTGGCGCTCGGCTTTATCGAGACTCGCCTGAAGCGCATCGTGCCTGACTATCTTTACCTGGTAGTGGTTCCGGTATGTTCGCTAATCCTGGCAGTGTTCCTCGCGCACGCCTTCATCGGCCCGTTTGGCCGCATGATTGGCGACGGCGTGGCCTGGGCCGTGCGCCACCTGTTGACCGGCAGCTTCGCGCCGATTGGCGCCGCGCTGTTCGGCTTCCTGTATGCACCGCTGGTGATTACCGGGGTCCATCAGACCACGCTAGCTATCGACATGCAGATGATTCAAAGCATGGGCGGCACGCCGGTATGGCCGCTGATTGCGCTGTCCAATATTGCCCAGGCATCGGCAGTGGTGGGGATCATCATCGCCAGCCGTAAACAGAACGAACGCGAAATCTCCGTTCCGGCAGCCATTTCCGCCTACCTCGGGGTCACGGAACCGGCAATGTACGGTATCAACCTGAAGTACCGCTTCCCGATGCTGTGCGCGATGGTTGGCTCTGGCCTTGCCGGACTGCTGTGCGGGCTCAACGGCGTAATGGCCAACGGCATTGGCGTCGGTGGCCTGCCGGGCATCCTCTCTATTCAGCCGAGCTACTGGCAGGTCTTCGCGCTGGCGATGGTCATCGCCGTGGTGGTGCCGATTGTCCTGACGACGGTCGTCTACCAGCGTAAATTCCGCCAGGGCACCTTACAGATTGTCTGA
- the treC gene encoding alpha,alpha-phosphotrehalase codes for MNTLPLWWQNGVIYQIYPKSFQDTTGSGIGDLRGVTSRLDYLQKLGVDAIWLTPFYVSPQVDNGYDVANYTAIDPAYGTLDDFDELVAQAKARGMRIVLDMVLNHTSTAHAWFQESLNKESPYRQFYIWRDGEPTTPPNNWRSKFGGNAWQWHAESEQYYLHLYAVEQADLNWENPEVRAELKKVCEFWADRGVDGLRLDVVNVISKGQSFPDDHQGDGRRFYTDGPRAHEFLQEFSRDVFTPRGLMTVGEMSSTTLEHCQQYASLDGKELSMTFNFHHLKVDYPGGEKWTLARPDFVELKSLFSHWQQGMHNRAWNALFWCNHDQPRIVSRFGDEGEYRVPAAKMLAMVLHGMQGTPYIYQGEELGMTNPHFTRITDYRDVESHNMFIERAAQGQDADELLAILASKSRDNSRTPMQWNSDENGGFSAGEPWIALSDNYHQINAEAALADPQSVFYAYQQLIALRKSTPVLTWGDYQDLLPEHPSLWCYRRQWQGQTLVVIANLSREFQRWQPEGINGDWRLLMSNYAEAANRPSDMTLRPFEAVWWLQE; via the coding sequence ATGAATACCCTTCCCCTTTGGTGGCAAAACGGCGTTATTTATCAAATCTATCCGAAGAGTTTCCAGGACACGACCGGTAGCGGTATCGGCGATTTACGCGGCGTCACCTCACGCCTCGACTATCTGCAAAAGCTCGGCGTTGACGCCATCTGGCTGACGCCGTTCTACGTCTCGCCGCAGGTCGATAACGGTTACGATGTGGCAAATTACACCGCTATCGACCCGGCCTACGGCACGCTGGACGATTTCGACGAACTGGTGGCTCAGGCGAAGGCGCGAGGCATGCGTATCGTGCTGGATATGGTGCTAAACCACACCTCCACCGCGCACGCCTGGTTCCAGGAATCACTCAACAAAGAGAGCCCGTATCGCCAGTTTTATATCTGGCGCGATGGCGAACCGACCACTCCACCGAATAACTGGCGTTCCAAGTTTGGCGGCAACGCCTGGCAGTGGCATGCGGAAAGTGAGCAGTATTACCTGCATCTGTATGCCGTTGAGCAGGCGGACCTGAACTGGGAAAACCCAGAGGTGCGCGCGGAGCTGAAAAAGGTCTGTGAGTTCTGGGCCGATCGCGGCGTCGACGGCTTGCGCCTTGACGTAGTGAACGTGATTTCTAAAGGGCAATCCTTCCCGGATGACCACCAGGGCGATGGTCGCCGTTTTTATACTGACGGTCCCCGCGCTCATGAGTTCCTGCAGGAGTTCAGCCGCGATGTGTTTACCCCGCGCGGCCTGATGACCGTTGGCGAGATGTCCTCCACCACACTTGAACATTGCCAGCAGTACGCCTCGCTCGACGGCAAAGAGCTGTCGATGACCTTTAACTTCCATCACCTCAAAGTGGACTATCCCGGCGGTGAGAAGTGGACGCTGGCGCGCCCGGACTTTGTGGAGCTGAAGTCGTTGTTCAGCCACTGGCAGCAGGGGATGCACAATCGGGCCTGGAACGCGCTGTTCTGGTGTAACCACGATCAGCCGCGCATCGTTTCCCGCTTCGGCGACGAAGGCGAGTACCGCGTCCCGGCGGCGAAAATGCTGGCGATGGTGCTGCACGGTATGCAGGGCACGCCGTATATCTATCAGGGCGAAGAGCTAGGCATGACTAACCCGCACTTCACGCGCATCACCGATTACCGCGATGTAGAGAGCCACAATATGTTTATCGAACGCGCGGCGCAGGGCCAGGATGCCGATGAGCTGCTGGCGATTCTGGCGAGCAAATCGCGTGATAACAGCCGTACGCCAATGCAGTGGAATAGCGATGAAAACGGTGGCTTCAGCGCAGGCGAGCCGTGGATTGCGCTGAGCGATAACTATCACCAGATCAACGCCGAAGCGGCGCTGGCCGATCCGCAGTCAGTGTTTTATGCCTACCAGCAGCTGATTGCGCTGCGCAAAAGCACGCCAGTACTGACCTGGGGGGATTATCAGGATCTGCTGCCAGAACATCCATCGCTATGGTGCTACCGTCGCCAATGGCAGGGGCAAACCCTGGTTGTCATCGCCAACCTGAGCCGTGAGTTCCAGCGCTGGCAACCGGAAGGCATCAACGGCGACTGGCGGTTGTTGATGAGCAACTACGCGGAAGCAGCAAATCGCCCATCTGACATGACCCTGCGCCCGTTTGAAGCAGTGTGGTGGTTGCAGGAATAA
- the nrdD gene encoding anaerobic ribonucleoside-triphosphate reductase translates to MTPHVMKRDGCKVPFKSERINEAILRAAKAAGVDDADYCATVAEVVSQQMEGRAQVDINEIQTAVENQLMSGPYKQLARAYIEYRHDRDSQREKRGRLNQEIRGLVEQTNSALLNENANKDSKVIPTQRDLLAGIVAKHYARQHLLPHDVVMAHERGVIHYHDLDYSPFFPMFNCMLIDLKGMLTHGFKMGNAEIEPPKSISTATAVTAQIIAQVASHIYGGTTINRIDEVLAPFVAESFNKHRKIAEEWQIPDAEGYARSRTEKECYDAFQSLEYEVNTLHTANGQTPFVTFGFGLGTSWESRLIQQSILRNRIAGLGKNRKTAVFPKLVFAIRDGLNHKFGDANYDIKQLALECASKRMYPDILNYDQVVKVTGSFKTPMGCRSFLGVWENEDGEQVHDGRNNLGVISLNLPRIALEAKGDETAFWKLLDERLQLARKALMTRIARLEGVKARVAPILYMEGACGVRLKADDDVSEIFKNGRASISLGYIGIHETINALFGDEHMYDSAALREKGVAIVQHLREAVDQWKDETGYGFSLYSTPSENLCDRFCRLDTAEFGVIKGVTDKGYYTNSFHLDVEKKVNPYDKIDFEAAYPPVASGGFICYGEYPNIQHNLRALEDVWDYSYQHVPYYGTNTPIDECYECGFTGEFECTSKGFTCPKCGNHDASRVSVTRRVCGYLGSPDARPFNAGKQEEVKRRVKHLGNGQIG, encoded by the coding sequence ATGACACCGCATGTGATGAAACGCGATGGCTGTAAAGTGCCGTTCAAGTCAGAGCGCATTAATGAAGCAATTCTACGTGCAGCTAAAGCAGCGGGAGTCGATGACGCAGACTATTGCGCCACCGTCGCAGAAGTCGTTAGCCAGCAAATGGAAGGCCGCGCCCAGGTTGATATCAACGAGATCCAGACCGCCGTTGAGAACCAGCTGATGTCCGGTCCGTACAAACAGTTAGCGCGCGCCTACATTGAATATCGCCACGACCGCGATAGCCAACGTGAAAAGCGTGGTCGTCTGAACCAGGAAATTCGCGGCCTGGTTGAGCAGACCAACTCGGCCTTACTCAACGAAAACGCTAACAAAGACAGTAAAGTCATCCCGACCCAGCGCGACCTGCTGGCGGGTATCGTCGCCAAGCACTACGCGCGTCAGCACCTGCTGCCCCATGACGTGGTGATGGCCCACGAGCGCGGCGTGATCCACTATCACGACCTCGACTATTCGCCGTTCTTCCCGATGTTCAACTGTATGCTTATCGATCTGAAAGGCATGCTGACCCACGGCTTTAAAATGGGCAACGCCGAGATTGAGCCGCCGAAGTCTATCTCTACCGCAACCGCGGTGACGGCGCAGATTATCGCTCAGGTCGCCAGCCATATTTATGGCGGCACGACCATCAACCGTATTGATGAAGTGCTGGCGCCGTTCGTTGCCGAAAGTTTTAACAAGCATCGCAAAATTGCCGAAGAGTGGCAGATCCCGGATGCCGAAGGCTATGCCCGTTCTCGTACCGAGAAAGAGTGCTACGACGCCTTCCAGTCTCTGGAATATGAAGTGAACACGCTGCATACCGCTAACGGGCAGACGCCGTTTGTGACCTTCGGTTTCGGCCTCGGCACCAGTTGGGAATCGCGTCTGATTCAGCAGTCCATTCTGCGTAACCGCATCGCGGGCCTCGGTAAAAACCGCAAAACGGCGGTGTTCCCGAAGCTGGTATTCGCGATTCGCGACGGCCTGAACCACAAGTTTGGCGACGCTAACTACGATATCAAACAGCTGGCGCTGGAGTGCGCGAGCAAGCGCATGTACCCGGATATCCTCAACTACGATCAGGTCGTGAAGGTAACCGGTTCGTTCAAAACGCCGATGGGCTGCCGCAGCTTCCTCGGCGTGTGGGAAAACGAAGACGGCGAGCAGGTTCACGATGGCCGTAACAACCTCGGCGTTATCAGCCTCAACCTGCCGCGCATCGCGCTGGAAGCGAAAGGCGATGAAACTGCGTTCTGGAAACTGCTGGACGAACGTCTGCAGCTGGCGCGTAAAGCGCTGATGACCCGTATCGCCCGCCTCGAAGGGGTGAAAGCTCGCGTTGCACCGATTCTGTATATGGAAGGGGCCTGCGGCGTGCGTCTGAAAGCGGACGATGACGTTTCTGAAATCTTCAAAAACGGTCGTGCGTCGATTTCTCTTGGCTATATCGGCATCCATGAAACGATCAATGCGCTGTTCGGTGACGAACATATGTACGACAGCGCTGCGCTGCGCGAAAAAGGCGTCGCCATCGTTCAGCATCTGCGCGAAGCGGTAGACCAGTGGAAAGACGAAACCGGCTACGGCTTTAGTCTGTACAGCACGCCGAGCGAAAACCTCTGCGACCGCTTCTGCCGTCTGGATACCGCCGAGTTTGGCGTGATTAAAGGCGTGACCGATAAAGGTTATTACACCAACAGCTTCCACCTCGACGTGGAGAAAAAGGTAAACCCGTACGACAAAATCGATTTTGAAGCGGCCTACCCGCCAGTGGCTAGCGGAGGTTTTATTTGCTACGGCGAGTACCCAAATATTCAGCACAACCTGAGAGCGCTGGAAGACGTGTGGGATTACAGCTATCAGCACGTGCCGTATTACGGAACCAATACGCCAATCGATGAGTGTTACGAGTGCGGCTTTACCGGCGAGTTCGAGTGCACCAGCAAAGGCTTCACCTGCCCGAAATGCGGCAACCATGATGCCTCCCGCGTGTCGGTCACCCGCCGCGTCTGTGGTTACCTCGGCAGCCCGGATGCCCGTCCGTTCAACGCTGGGAAGCAGGAAGAAGTGAAACGCCGCGTTAAGCACCTGGGTAACGGGCAGATCGGTTAA
- the nrdG gene encoding anaerobic ribonucleoside-triphosphate reductase-activating protein, which translates to MNYHQYYPVDIVNGPGTRCTLFVSGCVHECPGCYNKSTWRLNSGMPFTTEMADRIIADLNDTRVKRQGITLSGGDPLHPQNVPEILKLVQRIRAECPGKDIWVWTGYKLDELNAAQMQVVDLINVLVDGKFVQDLKDPALIWRGSSNQVVHYLR; encoded by the coding sequence ATGAATTACCATCAATACTATCCCGTTGATATTGTTAATGGCCCCGGCACCCGCTGCACCTTGTTTGTCTCCGGCTGCGTTCACGAATGCCCCGGCTGCTACAACAAGAGCACCTGGCGGCTAAATTCCGGCATGCCGTTTACTACCGAAATGGCCGATCGCATCATTGCCGACCTCAATGACACGCGCGTTAAGCGCCAGGGGATCACGCTTTCCGGCGGCGACCCGCTGCATCCGCAGAACGTGCCGGAGATCCTCAAGCTGGTTCAGCGCATCCGCGCCGAGTGCCCGGGCAAAGATATTTGGGTATGGACCGGCTACAAACTGGACGAACTCAACGCCGCGCAGATGCAGGTGGTGGATTTAATCAACGTGCTGGTTGATGGCAAATTTGTGCAGGATTTAAAAGACCCGGCGCTGATCTGGCGCGGCAGCAGCAACCAGGTTGTGCATTATTTGCGTTAA
- a CDS encoding type VI secretion system Vgr family protein — protein sequence MPDSTIIKLTTPTLAGLTVATTQTDSQLNGLTTATVSGTSSAPLTLDTALATHLTATINNADYDGLIAEAHQLPASSNADRYQFVLRPWLWWLTLSSNNRVFQNLSAQEIVEKVFKDGGFTDYTFQLKTKPAKREYCLQYNESDFNFVSRLLEQEGIFWFFTHAEGKHTLVLADDNSAFPPITGDKKVKYQAAASGARETGIIRSAQLRLQATSQGFQTSDFSYEQPKAALFAQAKQLVGENDCAALAAGHWFTLNDHDDKALNIDWLVIAVSHEYDGELYRNRFTAIPKATPYRPQCATPKPIMHTQTATVVGKSGEEIWTDNLGRVKVQFPWDRDGKNHETSSCWLRVATTWSGNGFGAQFIPRIGQEVVVSFIDGDPDKPLITGCVYNGANALPYALPANQTQSGIKTHSEKGFNELRFDDKKDAELLAMQAQKDFQLTVLNDSKTTVSHDEILSVKNKRSVTVKGDQEHAIDGDETHKVKGNYTLNVDGNLTIKVSGTLTLESGKTLDIKSGAGLNASASGSMKLDATNIASEAKASLTQKAATISHEAKATLTSKASATQTVEGGGMLVIKGGLVKIN from the coding sequence ATGCCAGATTCCACCATCATAAAACTCACCACCCCAACTCTAGCTGGCCTTACCGTTGCGACCACCCAGACCGATTCCCAGCTTAACGGCCTGACCACCGCTACCGTCTCGGGAACCAGCTCCGCGCCGTTAACCCTTGATACTGCGCTGGCGACCCATCTTACCGCCACGATAAACAACGCCGATTACGACGGGCTGATTGCCGAAGCGCACCAGCTTCCGGCGTCCAGTAATGCCGATCGCTATCAGTTTGTCCTGCGCCCGTGGTTGTGGTGGTTGACGCTCTCCAGCAATAACCGCGTCTTTCAGAACCTCAGCGCGCAGGAGATCGTCGAGAAGGTGTTTAAAGACGGTGGTTTTACCGACTACACATTCCAGCTCAAAACCAAACCGGCAAAACGCGAATACTGCCTGCAATATAACGAAAGCGACTTCAACTTTGTCTCGCGGCTGCTGGAGCAGGAGGGGATTTTCTGGTTTTTCACTCATGCGGAGGGCAAGCATACGCTGGTGCTGGCGGATGATAACAGCGCCTTTCCGCCGATTACTGGCGATAAAAAAGTCAAGTATCAGGCCGCAGCAAGCGGCGCACGGGAAACCGGCATTATTCGTTCGGCGCAGCTGCGTTTGCAGGCGACTTCGCAGGGGTTCCAGACCAGCGATTTCAGCTATGAGCAGCCGAAAGCGGCGCTGTTCGCGCAGGCGAAACAACTGGTTGGCGAAAACGACTGCGCGGCGCTGGCGGCAGGGCACTGGTTCACGTTAAACGATCACGACGATAAGGCGCTGAATATCGACTGGCTGGTCATCGCCGTCAGCCATGAATACGACGGTGAACTTTACCGCAACCGCTTTACCGCCATCCCGAAAGCCACGCCGTATCGCCCGCAGTGCGCCACGCCGAAACCGATTATGCATACGCAAACGGCGACGGTGGTCGGCAAAAGCGGCGAAGAGATCTGGACTGATAATCTGGGGCGAGTGAAGGTGCAGTTCCCGTGGGACAGGGACGGGAAAAACCACGAAACCAGCTCCTGCTGGCTGCGGGTCGCTACCACCTGGAGCGGCAACGGCTTCGGCGCGCAGTTTATCCCGCGTATCGGTCAGGAAGTGGTGGTGAGCTTTATCGACGGCGACCCGGATAAGCCGCTCATTACCGGCTGCGTGTACAACGGCGCGAATGCTTTGCCTTATGCGCTTCCGGCGAATCAAACCCAGTCCGGGATAAAAACCCATAGCGAAAAAGGCTTTAACGAACTGCGCTTCGACGACAAAAAAGACGCCGAACTGCTGGCGATGCAGGCGCAGAAAGACTTCCAGCTCACCGTGCTCAACGACAGCAAAACCACCGTTAGCCATGATGAGATTCTGAGTGTGAAAAATAAACGCAGCGTGACGGTGAAGGGCGATCAGGAACATGCCATCGACGGCGACGAGACGCATAAGGTGAAGGGCAACTACACCCTGAACGTCGACGGCAATCTGACGATTAAGGTCAGCGGTACGCTAACGCTGGAGAGCGGCAAAACGTTGGATATCAAGAGCGGGGCGGGTCTTAACGCCAGCGCGTCGGGCAGCATGAAGCTGGATGCCACCAACATCGCCAGTGAAGCGAAAGCCTCGCTGACCCAGAAAGCCGCCACCATCAGCCACGAAGCGAAAGCCACGCTCACCAGCAAAGCCAGCGCCACTCAGACCGTGGAAGGCGGCGGGATGCTGGTGATTAAAGGTGGTCTGGTGAAAATTAACTGA
- the tssH gene encoding type VI secretion system ATPase TssH, translating into MDLKALVQRLNPVCFRALEQAAERSRAQGHWFVEPAHLLLALLDDEHCDLAYCLSSAAISVDKLREEIRSTQAQFKSGCTRMPVFSVQLLELLEGAVLLAAFQRLLKVRSALLLQALLTRERLRAQLAQGMPLLLQLPVGTLESQWQSWCRGSVEESSDTHTGENPEREGGVLDQYTHDLTRDAREGVIDPIIGRDAEIRQCIDILLRRRQNNPILVGAPGVGKTAVAEGLARRIAEGSVPPPLRDVALLALDLGLLQAGAGVKGEFEQRLKGVIEAVKKSPQPIILFIDEAHTLIGAGGAEGGSDAANLLKPALARGELRTIAATTWQEYKKYFEKDPALDRRFQRIQIEEPDENSAVVMLRAVADKLEAHHGVQILDTAIREAVRLSQRYISGRQLPDKAISVLDTACARVALVQHNIPPQLEEIRQHQAAIEEESERLNRELLVGVDHHDRLCELEVQADKLRLQAREVEGRWQDERQRVGELLAARQRMLNLSARLDEDEELEQELVECAALIGKLETAAAQLRDEVPLVPDCVDPATVAAVISGWTGIPLGQMLTDEAHALRTLVARMSERVMGQQAALETIAQRLRAYRSGLTDPQKPVGVFLLVGPTGVGKTETAYALADALYGGERNLITINLSEYQEAHTVSQLKGAPPGYVGYGSGGVLTEAVRRRPYSVVLLDEIEKAHPDVLEAFYNVFDKGVMEDGSGLIVDFKNTVMLATSNVGAELILDMPAGELNSEQFNEALREELLRHFRPAFLARMATVVYRVPDEEILKATQK; encoded by the coding sequence ATGGATTTAAAAGCGCTGGTACAACGACTCAATCCAGTTTGCTTTCGTGCGCTGGAGCAGGCCGCCGAACGCAGCCGGGCGCAGGGACACTGGTTCGTTGAGCCGGCACATTTGCTGCTGGCGTTACTGGATGATGAACACTGCGACCTGGCGTATTGCCTGAGTAGCGCGGCGATTTCCGTCGACAAGTTGCGTGAGGAGATCCGCAGCACCCAGGCGCAGTTCAAATCCGGCTGCACGCGGATGCCGGTGTTTTCCGTGCAACTGCTGGAATTACTGGAAGGTGCGGTTTTGTTGGCGGCTTTCCAGCGCCTGTTGAAGGTCCGTTCAGCGTTGTTGCTGCAAGCCTTACTCACCCGAGAACGTCTGCGCGCCCAGTTGGCGCAAGGGATGCCGCTGCTGTTGCAGCTCCCGGTGGGAACGCTGGAAAGCCAGTGGCAGAGCTGGTGTCGTGGCTCCGTTGAAGAATCAAGCGACACGCATACGGGAGAAAACCCGGAGCGTGAAGGCGGCGTGCTGGATCAATACACCCACGATCTGACCCGGGACGCGCGGGAAGGGGTGATCGATCCGATCATTGGGCGCGATGCGGAGATCCGCCAGTGTATCGACATCCTGCTGCGCCGCAGGCAAAACAACCCGATCTTGGTGGGCGCGCCAGGCGTGGGAAAAACCGCCGTCGCTGAGGGGCTGGCGCGACGCATCGCCGAAGGCAGCGTGCCGCCGCCACTGCGCGATGTGGCCCTGCTGGCGCTCGATCTCGGCTTATTGCAGGCCGGGGCGGGCGTAAAGGGCGAATTTGAGCAGCGGCTTAAAGGGGTGATCGAGGCGGTAAAAAAATCCCCACAGCCGATTATTCTGTTTATTGACGAGGCCCACACCCTGATTGGCGCGGGCGGCGCCGAGGGCGGCAGCGACGCCGCCAACCTGCTGAAACCAGCGCTGGCGCGCGGGGAACTGCGTACCATCGCCGCCACCACCTGGCAGGAGTACAAAAAATACTTCGAGAAAGACCCGGCGCTGGACCGGCGTTTTCAGCGCATCCAGATTGAAGAGCCGGATGAGAACAGCGCAGTGGTCATGCTGCGGGCGGTGGCCGATAAGCTCGAGGCGCACCACGGGGTGCAGATCCTCGATACCGCTATTCGCGAGGCGGTGCGACTCTCCCAGCGCTACATCTCCGGACGTCAGCTGCCGGATAAAGCCATCAGCGTGCTCGACACCGCCTGTGCGCGGGTGGCGTTGGTGCAGCATAACATCCCGCCCCAGCTTGAGGAGATCCGTCAGCATCAGGCGGCTATCGAAGAAGAGAGTGAACGCCTGAACCGCGAGCTGCTGGTGGGCGTCGATCATCATGACCGGTTGTGCGAGCTGGAAGTGCAGGCGGATAAATTGCGTCTTCAGGCGCGGGAAGTAGAAGGACGCTGGCAGGATGAGCGTCAGCGGGTTGGTGAACTGCTCGCCGCCCGTCAGCGGATGCTGAATCTTAGCGCGCGGCTGGACGAGGACGAGGAGCTGGAGCAGGAACTGGTGGAGTGCGCGGCGCTGATCGGCAAGCTGGAGACTGCCGCCGCCCAGCTGCGCGACGAAGTGCCGCTGGTGCCGGACTGCGTGGATCCCGCCACCGTGGCGGCGGTGATTAGCGGCTGGACCGGGATCCCGCTCGGGCAGATGCTCACCGACGAAGCCCACGCTCTGCGCACGCTGGTCGCACGGATGAGCGAGCGGGTGATGGGGCAACAGGCGGCACTGGAAACCATCGCCCAGCGACTGCGCGCCTATCGCAGCGGCCTGACCGATCCGCAAAAGCCAGTCGGCGTGTTCCTGCTGGTAGGGCCGACCGGCGTTGGCAAAACCGAAACCGCCTACGCGCTGGCCGACGCCCTGTACGGTGGCGAACGCAATCTGATCACCATCAACCTTTCCGAATATCAGGAAGCGCACACCGTCAGCCAGCTGAAAGGCGCACCGCCAGGATACGTCGGCTACGGCAGCGGCGGGGTGTTAACCGAAGCCGTGCGCCGCCGCCCGTATTCCGTGGTGCTGCTCGACGAAATCGAAAAGGCGCACCCGGACGTGCTGGAGGCGTTTTATAACGTCTTCGACAAAGGGGTAATGGAGGACGGCTCCGGGCTGATCGTTGATTTCAAAAATACGGTAATGCTGGCGACCAGCAACGTGGGGGCAGAATTAATTCTTGATATGCCTGCGGGTGAATTAAATAGCGAGCAGTTTAACGAGGCATTGCGCGAGGAGTTATTACGTCATTTTCGTCCGGCGTTTTTAGCACGGATGGCCACGGTGGTGTATCGCGTGCCGGATGAAGAAATATTAAAAGCCACTCAAAAATAA
- a CDS encoding Hcp family type VI secretion system effector has product MDAIFLKLSDDIKGESQADGFKDQIEIMSFSHNVAMQVTNDVSNTERTSGRAHVGEMSLTKFIDLSTPRLNEYCCCGKMIKEAVLTLCRNDDGKMLPFIVYTLMNVVISHLSVSGGSGGKPVETMSLNFTKIKWEITAQKSAGTQQGTSSSVWDMAMDQKGR; this is encoded by the coding sequence ATGGATGCGATTTTTTTAAAGCTGAGCGATGACATTAAAGGCGAAAGCCAGGCTGATGGATTTAAAGATCAGATAGAAATAATGTCCTTCAGCCATAACGTGGCGATGCAGGTTACCAACGACGTCAGTAACACTGAGCGCACCTCTGGGCGAGCGCATGTTGGTGAAATGTCGCTGACCAAATTTATCGATCTCTCCACGCCGAGACTCAATGAGTACTGCTGTTGCGGGAAAATGATTAAAGAGGCTGTGCTGACGTTGTGCCGTAATGATGACGGAAAAATGCTGCCGTTTATCGTGTATACCCTAATGAACGTTGTTATCTCACATCTGAGCGTTAGCGGTGGTTCCGGCGGCAAGCCGGTCGAAACGATGTCGCTGAACTTTACCAAAATCAAATGGGAAATCACCGCTCAGAAATCGGCAGGTACCCAGCAGGGAACCAGCTCTTCCGTCTGGGATATGGCGATGGACCAGAAAGGTCGCTGA
- a CDS encoding type VI secretion system protein TssA yields the protein MEHLQALLAPIRADNPCGDSIRYSPEFDRLVTARQQDDETLPTGVWQSPPRRANWEEVAQIATMLTETLSKDLVVMSWLGEAWIKIHGLAALPNALALVTLALERYPVELHPQIKEGDYDYRAAPLCWMAQHYTVYGHLP from the coding sequence ATGGAGCATCTTCAGGCATTACTGGCCCCCATCCGGGCGGATAACCCATGCGGCGACTCCATCCGTTATTCACCGGAGTTCGACCGGCTGGTCACCGCCCGACAGCAGGATGACGAAACGCTGCCCACAGGCGTCTGGCAAAGTCCTCCCCGGCGTGCGAACTGGGAAGAAGTTGCACAAATCGCCACTATGCTGACGGAGACGCTCAGTAAAGATCTGGTGGTCATGAGCTGGCTGGGCGAAGCGTGGATCAAGATTCACGGCTTAGCCGCTCTGCCCAATGCGCTGGCCCTGGTGACTTTGGCGCTGGAGCGCTACCCGGTGGAGTTGCATCCACAAATTAAAGAGGGTGACTATGATTATCGCGCCGCCCCGCTGTGCTGGATGGCGCAGCATTATACCGTATATGGACACCTCCCGTGA